Proteins encoded within one genomic window of Spirulina major PCC 6313:
- a CDS encoding DUF1348 family protein, whose amino-acid sequence MTLTPAQLVPPFTREIAIAKVRMAENAWNSRDVERVALAYTEDSFWRNRAEIFQGRAAIREFLRRKWDKELDYRLAKELWAFGDNRIAVRFQYEWHDDAGQWYRAYGNENWEFDEAGLMRRREASINDRPIAESDRRFHWDTTAPRPDNHPGLINSPA is encoded by the coding sequence ATGACCCTCACCCCTGCTCAACTCGTCCCCCCCTTTACCCGTGAGATTGCGATCGCCAAAGTGCGCATGGCCGAAAATGCCTGGAATAGCCGCGATGTGGAGCGGGTCGCCCTCGCCTACACCGAAGACAGTTTTTGGCGCAACCGGGCGGAAATTTTCCAAGGCCGCGCTGCGATTCGGGAATTTCTGCGCCGCAAATGGGACAAAGAATTAGACTATCGCCTCGCCAAGGAACTGTGGGCCTTTGGCGACAACCGAATCGCAGTACGCTTTCAATACGAATGGCACGACGACGCGGGGCAATGGTATCGGGCCTACGGCAATGAAAACTGGGAATTTGACGAGGCGGGCCTGATGCGTCGCCGCGAAGCCAGCATCAACGATCGCCCCATTGCCGAGAGCGATCGCCGCTTCCATTGGGACACCACCGCCCCCCGCCCCGACAATCACCCCGGCCTGATCAACTCCCCGGCATAG
- the cynS gene encoding cyanase gives MAISDVTEKLLAAKKAAGLSFADLEAKLGCDEVWIASVVYRQASASVEEATKIVEAIGADASLIEPLTECPLKGSLEPVIPTDPLIYRLYEIMQVYGMPLKTVVHEKFGDGIMSAIDFTLDVEKEEDPKGDRVKIIMCGKFLPYKKW, from the coding sequence ATGGCAATTTCTGACGTGACGGAAAAATTGTTGGCTGCCAAGAAAGCCGCTGGCTTGAGCTTTGCGGATTTGGAAGCGAAGCTGGGCTGTGATGAGGTGTGGATCGCGTCGGTGGTCTATCGCCAAGCCAGTGCTTCGGTGGAAGAGGCGACGAAAATCGTTGAAGCGATCGGGGCTGATGCGTCGCTGATTGAACCGCTGACGGAATGCCCGCTGAAAGGCTCGTTGGAGCCGGTGATTCCCACTGATCCCCTGATTTATCGTCTCTATGAAATTATGCAGGTGTATGGCATGCCGTTGAAAACGGTGGTGCATGAGAAGTTTGGTGATGGCATCATGAGTGCGATCGATTTCACCTTGGATGTGGAAAAAGAAGAAGACCCCAAGGGCGATCGCGTCAAAATCATCATGTGCGGTAAGTTCCTGCCCTACAAGAAGTGGTAG
- a CDS encoding ABC transporter ATP-binding protein has protein sequence MSATPLNLDKVTPMDGGSPTAQLSIRNVTKVFPGKQDIFSKLSRKTSKDFVAIENISLDIEPNTFVTIIGPSGCGKSTLLNMIAGLSSTTEGQILLNNHPIQGPGPDRGMVFQNYALMPWMTVEENIRFAVETVYPKRSPRDIQRTVTEHIQLVGLVGAEKKHPHEISGGMRQRVGIARALAISPQMLLMDEPFGALDALTRGFLQDEIERIWEQQRKTVIMITHSIEEALLLSDRIIMMTRGPAARVDEILDVPFPRPRNRETLDQHPAYHDLKAEMESHLFRETRAVEEARVRGR, from the coding sequence ATGAGTGCTACGCCGTTGAATCTTGATAAAGTTACACCCATGGATGGCGGGTCGCCGACGGCCCAGCTTTCAATCCGCAATGTTACTAAGGTGTTTCCCGGTAAGCAGGATATCTTTAGTAAACTCTCGCGCAAAACGTCCAAAGATTTTGTGGCGATCGAGAATATCAGCCTGGATATTGAACCCAATACCTTCGTAACGATTATCGGCCCGTCGGGCTGTGGCAAGTCCACGCTGCTCAACATGATCGCGGGGCTATCGTCTACCACCGAGGGTCAAATTCTGCTCAACAATCACCCCATTCAGGGGCCGGGGCCCGATCGCGGCATGGTGTTTCAAAACTATGCCCTGATGCCTTGGATGACGGTGGAGGAGAATATCCGGTTTGCGGTGGAGACGGTGTATCCGAAGCGATCGCCCCGCGACATTCAACGCACCGTTACCGAACATATCCAACTCGTGGGCCTTGTGGGGGCGGAAAAGAAACACCCCCACGAAATTTCCGGGGGGATGCGCCAACGGGTGGGCATTGCCCGCGCTTTGGCCATTAGCCCGCAAATGCTCCTGATGGATGAACCCTTTGGGGCCCTCGATGCCCTGACGCGGGGCTTTCTCCAGGATGAGATCGAACGGATTTGGGAACAGCAGCGCAAGACGGTAATCATGATTACCCACAGTATTGAAGAAGCCCTGCTCCTGTCCGATCGGATCATCATGATGACGCGGGGGCCTGCGGCCCGGGTGGATGAAATTCTCGATGTGCCCTTCCCCCGCCCCCGGAACCGGGAAACCCTGGATCAACATCCGGCCTACCACGATCTCAAGGCGGAGATGGAAAGCCATCTGTTCCGCGAGACTCGTGCCGTGGAAGAAGCGCGGGTGCGGGGCCGTTAA
- the ntrB gene encoding nitrate ABC transporter permease, with translation MASSQSKARSSKKGALDSPGLSENVRAFLLFVGSLIVFLLFWEFGARNGLFTKGVPTATKTIEELWWWITNPFFNNGPNDLGIGWNLLISLRRVAIGYLLASLVAVPLGILIGISPVANKGFNAYIQLLKPISPLAWLPLGLYILRDSEQTGVFIIFISSIWPTLINTSFGVANVNKEYLEVAETLGASRLRTIFKVIIPAALPNILAGLRISMGIAWLVIVAAEMLLGTGLGYFIWNEWNNLYIPNILVAIFIIGLVGLLLDSLFAAAEKFVTFGRNS, from the coding sequence ATGGCAAGCAGTCAATCAAAAGCCCGGTCAAGCAAAAAAGGTGCGTTAGACTCACCCGGCTTGAGTGAAAATGTCCGCGCCTTCCTGCTGTTTGTGGGATCGCTCATTGTCTTTCTCCTCTTTTGGGAGTTTGGCGCTCGCAATGGTCTCTTCACGAAAGGCGTTCCCACGGCCACCAAAACCATCGAGGAACTCTGGTGGTGGATCACGAATCCATTTTTCAACAATGGCCCCAATGATCTCGGCATTGGTTGGAATCTGTTGATTAGTCTGCGACGGGTAGCGATCGGGTATCTACTCGCATCTCTCGTGGCGGTTCCCCTGGGCATTTTGATTGGCATTTCCCCTGTTGCCAACAAAGGCTTTAACGCCTACATTCAACTGCTCAAGCCGATTTCACCCCTGGCGTGGCTGCCCTTAGGACTCTATATCCTCCGGGATTCGGAGCAAACCGGGGTGTTCATTATCTTCATCTCTAGCATTTGGCCAACGTTGATTAACACCTCCTTTGGGGTGGCGAATGTCAACAAGGAATATCTAGAGGTGGCGGAAACCCTAGGCGCGTCCCGGTTGCGCACGATCTTCAAGGTGATTATTCCGGCGGCTTTGCCGAATATTCTCGCTGGTTTGCGGATCAGTATGGGGATTGCCTGGCTGGTGATTGTGGCGGCGGAAATGCTGCTGGGGACGGGGTTAGGCTATTTCATTTGGAATGAGTGGAATAACCTCTATATCCCCAATATTTTGGTGGCGATTTTCATTATTGGGCTGGTGGGTTTGCTGCTCGATAGCCTGTTTGCCGCTGCTGAAAAGTTTGTCACATTTGGTCGAAACTCATGA
- a CDS encoding ABC transporter substrate-binding protein, with the protein MVLNSAQNVLSNLTRSPGRYGTLSNLQSLCTVCGQQHSSFDHWEFMQTMPQDPIEMVDDLVKMGIYKENQLRAADTVNAHELRKTLLLKRVGRGSPKREKLILDLCRQAGGLDNAFAAAFGPQAGQFFGDAIRNGQPTRREFLRNMAIGAALVSLASCGDGGSSDAPTEDDAEPVDTSNLEKTDLRIGFIPITCATPIIMSEPLGFYEKYGFNAEVVKMPSWGAVRDSAIAGELDAYHMLAPMPIAMTLGLGSAAFGVKLASIENINGQAITIAERHKGNINGPADFKGFTIGVPFPYSMHNLLLRYYLATGGIDPDVDVQIRPVPPPDSIAQLIAGDIDAYLMPDPFNQRAVYEGAGFIHMLTKELWPGHPCCAFAASDEWIETNPNTFRALNKAIIEAAGYASDPANRIEIAEAISDRAFLNQPVEVVQAVLTGDFEDGNGNTLSIPDRIDFDPYPWQSFANWISSQLVRWDLQGDDLAPKVIPETGYDTVGTDVFLTDLARELAEELGQSPPSEIYRIEELKFDTFDPADPETYVQEQIDEYGV; encoded by the coding sequence TAACTTGCAATCGCTTTGCACTGTTTGCGGACAGCAACATTCCAGTTTTGACCACTGGGAATTTATGCAAACAATGCCCCAAGATCCCATCGAGATGGTCGATGATCTGGTCAAAATGGGGATTTATAAAGAAAATCAACTGCGGGCCGCTGATACAGTGAATGCCCATGAACTTCGGAAGACGCTTTTGCTCAAACGAGTGGGACGCGGTAGCCCGAAGCGCGAAAAACTTATTTTGGATCTCTGTCGCCAAGCGGGGGGATTAGATAATGCCTTCGCAGCGGCCTTTGGCCCCCAAGCGGGTCAATTTTTCGGGGATGCAATTCGCAATGGGCAACCCACCCGCCGCGAGTTCCTGCGCAACATGGCGATCGGGGCGGCGTTGGTGAGCCTTGCGAGTTGCGGGGATGGTGGTTCGAGCGATGCTCCAACGGAGGATGACGCGGAACCCGTCGATACCAGTAATCTGGAAAAAACCGACCTGCGCATTGGCTTTATTCCCATTACCTGCGCCACGCCGATTATTATGTCGGAACCGCTGGGATTTTATGAAAAGTATGGGTTTAACGCCGAAGTGGTGAAAATGCCCAGTTGGGGGGCGGTGCGGGATTCTGCGATCGCGGGCGAACTCGATGCCTACCATATGCTCGCCCCCATGCCCATCGCCATGACCCTCGGCCTCGGTTCCGCCGCCTTCGGGGTCAAACTCGCCAGCATTGAAAACATCAACGGCCAAGCGATCACCATCGCCGAACGCCACAAAGGAAACATCAACGGCCCCGCCGACTTCAAAGGCTTCACCATCGGTGTACCGTTCCCCTACTCGATGCACAACCTGCTGCTGCGCTACTACCTCGCCACCGGCGGCATCGATCCCGATGTAGATGTGCAAATTCGCCCCGTTCCCCCACCGGACAGCATCGCCCAACTGATCGCCGGGGACATTGACGCTTATCTAATGCCCGATCCCTTTAACCAACGCGCAGTTTATGAAGGAGCCGGCTTCATCCACATGCTCACGAAAGAACTGTGGCCCGGTCATCCCTGCTGTGCCTTTGCCGCCAGCGACGAATGGATCGAAACCAACCCCAACACCTTCCGCGCCCTCAATAAAGCGATCATCGAGGCCGCCGGTTACGCCAGCGACCCCGCCAACCGGATCGAAATTGCCGAAGCGATTTCCGATCGCGCCTTCCTCAACCAGCCCGTCGAAGTGGTGCAAGCGGTTCTCACCGGGGACTTTGAAGATGGCAACGGCAACACCCTGAGCATCCCCGATCGCATCGACTTTGACCCCTATCCTTGGCAGAGCTTCGCCAACTGGATTTCCTCACAACTCGTGCGCTGGGATCTCCAAGGCGACGACCTCGCCCCCAAAGTCATCCCCGAAACCGGCTATGACACCGTCGGCACAGACGTATTCTTAACCGACCTCGCCCGCGAACTCGCCGAAGAACTGGGTCAATCGCCGCCGTCCGAGATCTACCGCATCGAAGAATTAAAGTTTGACACCTTCGATCCCGCTGATCCGGAAACCTACGTGCAAGAGCAAATCGACGAATACGGCGTGTAA